The proteins below come from a single Petrotoga miotherma DSM 10691 genomic window:
- a CDS encoding nucleotidyltransferase, which produces MRVLGVVVEYNPFHNGHLYHLRKAKTLINPDYTIAVMSGNFVQRGEPAILDKFARAKVAANMGVDIVFELPFVYCIQDASGFATGAIGILEKTNVVTDIVFGSESSNLEVLDKISTILYEQPKSFKKLLNKNLKKGLSFPNARKFALVEYLESSNYEHNVMDILEQSNDILGLEYLNALKLYDSKIIPHTIQRIKAGYNQKEFTGEISSATAIRNLIEKNEMSKVKQGVPSLSYEVLLREIEKGKAPIIFEDMRDMVLAKLRMMKKEELMQIDGVKEGLETRYSKFSKISSNLTELVNNVKTKRFTLTRVKRTLLKIFFDLKEKDMKLYNSHGPQYLRVLAFTKKGQELLGKMKDLSAYPIITTPSRYRKIYNRLNDKLLSSNKRYQSIPEIYLNQIEYDFLASNIYTLLYKNTNLSSYEPDKKEKVIIL; this is translated from the coding sequence TTGAGAGTTTTAGGTGTAGTTGTTGAATACAATCCTTTTCATAATGGACACCTTTATCATTTGAGAAAGGCTAAAACTTTAATTAACCCTGATTATACAATCGCTGTGATGAGCGGAAATTTTGTCCAAAGAGGAGAACCGGCAATCTTGGATAAGTTTGCTCGTGCAAAAGTTGCAGCAAATATGGGAGTAGACATCGTCTTCGAATTGCCATTTGTCTATTGTATCCAAGATGCAAGTGGCTTTGCTACGGGGGCCATTGGCATATTAGAGAAAACTAACGTTGTTACAGATATTGTTTTTGGAAGTGAATCTAGTAATTTAGAAGTTTTAGATAAAATATCGACCATTTTATATGAGCAACCCAAAAGTTTTAAAAAGTTACTCAACAAGAATTTAAAAAAAGGTTTATCATTTCCAAACGCTCGAAAATTTGCTTTAGTTGAATATTTAGAATCTTCAAATTACGAGCACAATGTAATGGATATATTAGAACAATCAAACGATATCTTAGGTTTAGAGTATTTAAATGCTTTAAAATTATATGATTCAAAGATAATTCCACATACTATTCAAAGAATAAAGGCGGGATACAATCAAAAAGAATTCACAGGTGAAATTTCCAGCGCCACTGCGATACGAAATCTTATAGAAAAAAACGAGATGAGCAAAGTTAAACAGGGGGTTCCATCCCTTTCATATGAGGTTCTACTTAGGGAGATTGAAAAGGGCAAAGCGCCAATCATATTCGAAGATATGAGAGATATGGTGTTAGCCAAGCTGAGAATGATGAAAAAAGAAGAATTAATGCAAATAGACGGTGTAAAAGAAGGATTAGAGACTAGATACTCAAAATTTTCCAAAATAAGTTCCAACCTCACAGAATTAGTGAACAACGTCAAGACGAAAAGGTTTACGTTGACAAGGGTGAAAAGGACTCTTTTAAAGATTTTTTTTGATTTAAAAGAGAAAGATATGAAATTATACAACAGTCATGGGCCACAATATTTAAGGGTGTTAGCCTTCACCAAGAAGGGTCAAGAGTTGCTGGGAAAAATGAAAGATCTTTCGGCTTATCCAATCATTACTACCCCATCGAGATACAGAAAAATATATAATAGATTAAACGACAAGTTATTATCAAGCAATAAAAGGTATCAAAGTATTCCTGAAATCTACTTAAATCAGATAGAATACGATTTTTTGGCAAGTAATATTTACACTTTATTATACAAAAATACAAATTTATCCTCATACGAACCTGATAAAAAAGAAAAGGTTATAATTTTATGA
- the surE gene encoding 5'/3'-nucleotidase SurE, whose product MNILLSNDDGIMSPGIITLKTYLQEKHNVYVVAPDIERSATGHGITVRNPLWAKKVKFGETFFGHAVNGTPADCVKIGLDAIYKKIHFDVVISGINRGANLGTDVLYSGTVSAALEGAVGGYPSIAVSCVDFSNPNFEDGAKVVSNILEKLDLNNWPEFTTLNVNIPKIPYDEMKGIKITKQSRRRYQDYFEERKDPFGNSYYWMLGNIIEDDNDDNSDYNVINQGYVSATPLSVFMTKYDFIDELKSRLEV is encoded by the coding sequence GTGAATATTTTACTTTCAAACGATGATGGAATAATGTCTCCAGGTATTATTACTTTAAAAACATATCTACAAGAAAAGCATAATGTTTACGTTGTAGCACCAGACATAGAAAGAAGTGCAACGGGTCATGGAATCACGGTAAGAAACCCTCTTTGGGCAAAAAAAGTTAAGTTTGGAGAAACTTTTTTTGGCCATGCAGTGAATGGAACACCTGCCGATTGTGTTAAAATAGGATTAGACGCGATATATAAAAAAATACATTTTGATGTTGTAATCTCCGGTATAAATAGGGGAGCGAATCTTGGAACGGATGTCCTTTATTCTGGTACCGTTTCTGCTGCGTTGGAAGGTGCTGTCGGTGGTTATCCTTCCATAGCTGTTTCCTGTGTTGACTTTTCCAATCCTAACTTTGAAGATGGAGCAAAGGTTGTTTCGAACATCTTGGAAAAACTAGATTTGAACAATTGGCCAGAATTTACTACATTAAACGTCAATATCCCAAAAATTCCCTACGATGAAATGAAGGGGATAAAAATTACCAAGCAAAGTAGAAGAAGATACCAAGATTACTTTGAAGAAAGAAAAGATCCTTTTGGAAATTCTTATTATTGGATGTTGGGAAATATTATAGAAGATGATAACGATGATAACTCAGATTATAATGTAATAAATCAAGGTTATGTTTCAGCAACACCCTTAAGTGTTTTCATGACAAAATATGATTTTATAGATGAATTGAAATCGCGGTTGGAGGTTTAA
- the def gene encoding peptide deformylase: MEIRLIGDPVLRKRAKKVEKIDENLKDVIDEMFSTMYLYDGVGLAAPQVGISLRFFIMDSRENEGDSLTANKEKGKKVVINPEIIEFVGEEVSFEEGCLSIPDIFEDVVRPEGVKVRYQDLSGNIIEEELHGYQARIFQHETDHLDGILFTDKLPIVKKARLKKELNKLIEKGKKRALELGEAIKT, from the coding sequence ATGGAAATTCGACTTATTGGAGACCCTGTTTTAAGAAAAAGGGCAAAAAAAGTGGAAAAGATCGATGAAAACTTAAAAGATGTCATTGATGAGATGTTTTCTACAATGTATCTATACGACGGAGTAGGTTTAGCCGCACCTCAAGTGGGAATATCTTTGAGATTTTTCATTATGGATTCTAGAGAAAATGAGGGAGACAGCCTCACGGCAAATAAGGAAAAGGGCAAAAAAGTTGTTATTAATCCCGAAATAATAGAGTTCGTGGGAGAAGAGGTTAGTTTTGAAGAAGGATGTTTAAGCATTCCTGATATATTTGAAGATGTGGTAAGACCTGAGGGCGTGAAGGTACGTTATCAAGATTTAAGCGGAAACATCATAGAGGAAGAACTTCACGGATATCAGGCAAGAATATTTCAACATGAAACAGATCATCTCGATGGCATTTTATTCACTGATAAATTACCCATTGTAAAGAAAGCCAGATTAAAAAAGGAACTGAACAAACTAATAGAAAAGGGTAAAAAACGTGCATTAGAGTTAGGTGAAGCGATAAAAACATGA
- the fmt gene encoding methionyl-tRNA formyltransferase, translating to MTNSKDFKIVFMGTPDFGAQILEELIKNNFNIVGVFSQPDKPKGRGKKLQPTPVKIVALKYNVPVFQPKSVNKGEGFDFLKELNPDIIITAAFGKILRKNVLKLPPKGCWNVHASLLPKYRGAAPIQRAIENGEKETGISIFKMVEALDAGDIAIQKSVPIEINDNYGLVYEKLLSLAKDAVLEFLNSFDQLTLKPQNEEEASYAEKITKEDLKIDFNNDTIKVHNKVRAYDPYRGVRSVYEKEEVKIFGSEFSADLLTIENKEEPGTIIAIEKDGILVKCRDGAIKIKEIQFPGKKKITTIDAINGKKLRLYGQFSPY from the coding sequence ATGACAAATAGCAAGGATTTTAAAATTGTTTTCATGGGGACACCTGACTTCGGTGCCCAAATTTTGGAAGAACTAATAAAAAACAATTTCAATATTGTAGGAGTATTTTCCCAACCTGACAAACCTAAAGGGCGCGGAAAAAAGCTTCAACCAACACCAGTTAAGATAGTTGCCCTAAAATACAATGTTCCCGTATTTCAACCAAAAAGTGTTAATAAGGGAGAAGGATTTGACTTTTTGAAAGAGCTGAATCCTGACATTATTATCACGGCGGCTTTTGGAAAAATATTGAGAAAAAATGTTTTAAAACTACCACCAAAAGGTTGTTGGAATGTTCATGCTTCTCTATTGCCAAAATATAGGGGAGCAGCTCCGATTCAACGAGCTATAGAAAATGGAGAAAAAGAAACAGGAATCAGTATTTTCAAGATGGTAGAAGCTCTGGATGCGGGAGATATCGCTATTCAAAAAAGTGTCCCCATTGAAATAAATGACAATTATGGCTTGGTTTATGAAAAATTATTATCACTCGCCAAAGATGCTGTTTTAGAGTTTTTAAACTCATTCGATCAGTTAACTTTGAAACCACAAAATGAAGAAGAAGCCTCATATGCAGAAAAAATTACAAAAGAAGATCTTAAAATAGATTTTAATAATGATACTATAAAGGTTCACAACAAAGTTAGAGCTTACGATCCATACCGTGGAGTAAGAAGCGTATACGAAAAAGAAGAGGTAAAGATATTTGGTTCGGAATTTTCTGCTGATTTGTTGACAATAGAAAACAAAGAAGAGCCTGGAACAATAATCGCTATTGAAAAAGACGGCATACTTGTAAAATGTAGAGACGGGGCTATAAAAATAAAAGAGATACAATTCCCTGGCAAAAAAAAGATAACCACAATAGATGCCATTAATGGGAAAAAACTAAGATTATATGGGCAGTTTAGCCCTTATTAA
- a CDS encoding TatD family hydrolase — MNFIDTHCHLLLKQFDEDRQEIMKKVNEELDLLIEIGINVESSKSVADFVKDEGKIFGAVGIHPSESLGLKETDLDEIKELAGNPKIVAIGEIGLDFYWETNKQDQYKSLDAQLDIAEEMGLPVVFHIRDAYEEAYNFLQKKGLPARKGVVHCFSSDWETAQKFLDLGLYLGFDGPITYPKNNKLREVVEKTPLERILPETDSPFLPPVPYRGKRNNPTYVKYVYEKISEIKGIDVETLKEITKSNVEKLFFNKG; from the coding sequence TTGAATTTTATTGATACTCATTGCCACTTGTTACTCAAACAGTTTGATGAGGATAGACAAGAGATAATGAAAAAAGTTAATGAAGAATTAGACCTATTGATAGAAATTGGTATAAATGTAGAGTCTTCAAAAAGTGTCGCAGATTTTGTAAAAGATGAGGGAAAAATATTTGGAGCTGTTGGAATACATCCCTCTGAAAGCTTGGGATTAAAGGAAACAGATTTAGATGAAATAAAAGAACTAGCAGGAAATCCTAAGATTGTAGCAATTGGCGAAATCGGATTGGATTTTTATTGGGAAACGAATAAACAAGACCAGTATAAAAGTTTGGATGCACAATTAGATATCGCTGAAGAAATGGGTTTACCGGTAGTTTTTCATATTAGAGACGCATATGAAGAGGCATACAATTTTTTGCAGAAAAAAGGATTGCCAGCAAGAAAAGGTGTCGTTCATTGTTTTTCAAGTGATTGGGAAACAGCACAGAAATTCTTGGATTTGGGCTTATATCTAGGTTTTGATGGTCCGATTACTTATCCAAAAAATAATAAATTGAGGGAAGTGGTTGAAAAAACACCTCTTGAAAGAATTTTGCCTGAAACAGATTCCCCTTTTTTACCTCCTGTACCTTATAGAGGAAAAAGGAACAACCCGACGTACGTAAAGTATGTTTATGAGAAAATTTCAGAAATAAAAGGGATAGATGTTGAAACTTTGAAAGAGATAACAAAAAGCAACGTTGAAAAGCTTTTCTTTAATAAGGGCTAA
- a CDS encoding PPC domain-containing DNA-binding protein — MDFAKFGSKYIVRLDKGEEIFSTLKDFCTKNSIKLGTVYGLGSTNAITIGLFNTHEKKYYSKEFKGDFEILNLTGNITTMNGETYLHLHVIISDSDLRSYGGHLNSAIVSGTAEIIVESIDGTVDRKFDSEVGLNLYNFRR, encoded by the coding sequence ATGGATTTTGCTAAATTTGGTAGTAAATACATAGTTAGATTAGATAAGGGAGAAGAAATATTTTCAACTTTGAAAGACTTTTGTACAAAAAATTCAATAAAATTAGGCACTGTATATGGTTTAGGTTCAACGAACGCTATAACTATTGGTTTGTTCAATACCCATGAGAAGAAATACTATTCAAAAGAGTTTAAAGGAGATTTTGAAATTTTGAATCTCACAGGTAATATAACTACTATGAATGGAGAGACTTATTTGCACTTACATGTGATTATCTCAGATTCTGATCTTCGTTCATATGGTGGACATTTGAATTCTGCAATAGTTAGTGGAACCGCAGAAATAATAGTTGAAAGTATAGATGGCACTGTAGATAGAAAATTTGATTCAGAAGTTGGTCTCAATCTGTATAATTTTAGAAGATAG
- a CDS encoding Cof-type HAD-IIB family hydrolase, with the protein MKKTFVFDLDGTLLNSGVRISPKTYQALKKLKEEGHLIVIASGRMYASTMYVVENFLPFLKGNVIISSYNGGYIVNHNGKVFFEKGVSKESAVKCIKFLRDLKIHRHIYINDKLISEIDDKEIRDYSKHSFVDYVLVDDLISEIENSSHPTLKILAIGEPDKINLVKKLAEKEFQGEFNLMKSWDTYLDFIPYDVSKGNSLKIISKMYNLDPNTLYVFGDSENDIDMLELTKNSFAMGNAKEDVKKVANYLIPSNDEDGVAYAIEKILADDLDNVNI; encoded by the coding sequence ATGAAAAAAACGTTTGTCTTTGATTTGGATGGTACTCTTTTAAATTCTGGAGTAAGAATTTCACCAAAAACATATCAAGCTTTAAAAAAACTAAAAGAAGAAGGCCATCTTATTGTAATAGCAAGTGGAAGAATGTATGCATCGACTATGTACGTTGTTGAAAACTTTCTACCTTTTTTGAAAGGGAACGTGATTATTTCCTCCTACAACGGGGGATATATAGTCAACCACAATGGAAAAGTATTTTTTGAAAAAGGTGTTTCAAAGGAAAGTGCTGTCAAGTGTATAAAATTCCTTAGAGACCTTAAGATCCACAGACATATCTATATAAACGATAAACTTATTTCAGAAATAGACGATAAAGAGATTAGAGATTACTCTAAACATTCATTTGTTGATTATGTGCTAGTAGATGACTTAATATCTGAAATAGAAAATTCATCTCACCCAACATTAAAAATATTAGCAATTGGAGAGCCTGATAAAATAAACCTAGTTAAAAAATTGGCGGAAAAAGAGTTTCAAGGAGAGTTTAACCTCATGAAATCTTGGGATACTTATTTGGATTTTATTCCTTATGATGTCTCCAAAGGAAATAGCTTGAAGATAATTTCAAAAATGTACAACTTAGATCCCAACACTCTATACGTTTTTGGTGATTCCGAAAACGATATAGACATGCTTGAATTAACAAAAAACAGTTTTGCCATGGGAAATGCTAAAGAAGATGTAAAAAAAGTAGCAAATTATTTGATACCAAGCAACGATGAGGACGGTGTGGCATATGCCATTGAAAAGATACTGGCTGACGATCTCGACAATGTTAATATTTAG
- the murA gene encoding UDP-N-acetylglucosamine 1-carboxyvinyltransferase, translating to MKSIGLDTSGKMIVKGPQKAKGTLTVSGSKNAVLPIMGASLLTEDDIELRNVPDLADVRTMIEILESAGKVIERFDDQLIIKSSGNINSEIPYEPVRKMRASFNVYGPLTLRNGYAKVALPGGCSIGARPVDFHLEGLKKLGIESTIEHGFVTSKLNNPNNLINISLPFPSVGATEHVLTTASLLEGVKTTITNCAIEPEVTDLVNFLNKMGAKITGGGTSILKIEGVKKLSGVKYTIIPDRIEAGTYIILGKLIGEKLTIKNVSAEHLNSLFSVFENIGSPVDYDEKKREVKVTEALLNTLNSISMETAPFPGFPTDLQPQITTFLSLVPGRSTITETVFKSRFYHIDELNRMGAKIRVEDNTAIIEGVSMLSGAPVEATDLRAAAALLIAGLVAEGETIISNVDHIFRGYENINEKLEKVGIDLIYEK from the coding sequence TTGAAAAGTATTGGTTTAGATACATCTGGAAAAATGATTGTAAAAGGACCTCAAAAGGCAAAAGGCACTTTAACCGTTTCTGGATCAAAAAACGCTGTGCTACCAATTATGGGAGCATCTTTACTCACTGAGGATGACATTGAGTTAAGGAATGTCCCAGATTTAGCCGACGTTAGAACTATGATTGAAATACTAGAAAGTGCAGGGAAAGTAATAGAACGTTTCGATGATCAACTCATAATCAAAAGTTCAGGTAATATCAATTCTGAGATTCCATATGAACCCGTAAGAAAAATGAGGGCTTCTTTCAACGTTTACGGCCCATTAACCCTTAGAAATGGTTATGCTAAAGTTGCCCTTCCAGGCGGATGTTCTATCGGTGCAAGGCCTGTGGACTTTCATTTAGAGGGTTTAAAGAAGTTGGGTATTGAAAGTACAATTGAACACGGTTTCGTAACCAGTAAATTGAACAATCCCAACAACTTAATAAATATATCCTTACCATTTCCAAGTGTTGGAGCCACAGAACACGTCTTGACTACCGCTAGTTTGTTAGAAGGTGTAAAAACGACTATCACTAATTGTGCTATAGAGCCAGAAGTAACGGATCTAGTAAACTTTTTAAACAAAATGGGAGCTAAGATAACAGGTGGCGGGACCTCCATATTGAAAATTGAAGGAGTAAAAAAATTATCGGGTGTAAAATACACGATAATCCCTGACAGAATTGAAGCTGGTACCTATATCATACTAGGTAAACTTATAGGCGAAAAACTAACCATTAAAAATGTATCTGCTGAACATCTAAATAGTTTATTCTCTGTATTTGAAAATATAGGAAGCCCGGTAGATTACGATGAGAAAAAAAGAGAAGTAAAAGTGACAGAAGCTCTTCTCAATACATTGAACAGTATCAGCATGGAGACAGCCCCTTTTCCGGGATTTCCAACAGATTTGCAGCCTCAGATCACAACCTTTTTATCTTTGGTTCCAGGGAGATCTACAATAACCGAAACTGTTTTTAAAAGCAGATTTTACCATATTGATGAATTGAACAGAATGGGAGCAAAGATCAGGGTAGAAGACAATACAGCAATTATAGAAGGAGTAAGCATGCTATCTGGAGCACCTGTAGAGGCTACCGATCTAAGAGCCGCCGCAGCCTTGCTTATAGCAGGACTCGTTGCAGAAGGAGAAACAATTATCTCAAATGTAGATCATATCTTTAGAGGATACGAAAACATAAACGAAAAATTAGAAAAAGTTGGAATAGACTTAATTTACGAAAAATAA
- a CDS encoding S-layer homology domain-containing protein: protein MKKTLAFFVVMVFVVSAFSLGFTDVGEDHWAYDYVMKLVEKGVIPVDEPTFRGYEPLTRADAAVWMSRLVTYLENSPEIAKTSDLAYLEAKVGDLSKKVNNVESQFNSLNEQLQADDLLSDLQATYQDVKKTAYRAKNIGDALETDLLAVSRDVSGLKATVSQLEATVEETKSLAEQNQMFVKALPTLSQKVASNQEQIVSLEEFKTSMAKQHLNLKYDTYDKIDELTNRASTNEEQIASLSQDLADVKTIAEQNQMFVKALPDLSKKAASNEAKITELSQQVEAQNAEIAKAQDKTMLWLVAGLGVILGAVGIFMPQ, encoded by the coding sequence ATGAAGAAAACGCTTGCTTTTTTTGTAGTAATGGTATTTGTGGTTTCTGCCTTTTCACTCGGCTTCACTGACGTAGGAGAAGATCATTGGGCGTATGATTACGTTATGAAGCTGGTGGAAAAAGGTGTAATTCCTGTAGACGAGCCAACATTTAGAGGTTACGAACCTTTAACAAGGGCGGATGCAGCGGTTTGGATGTCCAGGTTGGTAACTTACCTAGAGAATTCTCCTGAAATTGCAAAGACGAGCGATTTAGCCTATTTGGAAGCCAAAGTAGGAGACCTCTCGAAGAAAGTAAATAACGTTGAAAGTCAGTTTAATTCATTGAATGAGCAGTTGCAAGCGGATGATCTTTTATCCGATTTGCAGGCGACATATCAAGATGTTAAAAAGACAGCCTACAGAGCCAAAAACATAGGAGATGCTTTAGAGACTGATCTGTTGGCAGTTAGTAGGGATGTATCCGGTTTAAAGGCAACAGTTAGTCAGTTAGAGGCAACTGTAGAAGAAACAAAGAGTTTAGCTGAACAAAATCAAATGTTTGTCAAAGCATTACCTACACTTTCACAAAAAGTGGCTTCAAATCAAGAACAAATAGTCTCACTCGAAGAATTCAAAACAAGTATGGCAAAGCAACATTTGAATCTCAAATACGATACTTACGACAAGATTGACGAATTAACCAACAGGGCATCTACAAACGAAGAACAAATTGCATCTTTGTCTCAAGATTTAGCGGATGTAAAGACTATAGCTGAGCAAAATCAGATGTTTGTTAAGGCTTTACCAGATCTTTCAAAAAAGGCTGCTTCTAACGAAGCAAAGATAACAGAGTTAAGTCAACAAGTTGAAGCGCAAAACGCAGAAATAGCAAAAGCACAAGATAAAACAATGTTATGGTTAGTAGCTGGTTTAGGAGTTATTTTAGGTGCGGTTGGCATCTTCATGCCTCAATAA
- the tyrS gene encoding tyrosine--tRNA ligase → MSSEDQLKIVQENSVDFITPEDFLNKIRKKGQLKVKLGVDPSRPDLHLGHAVVLRKLKQFQELGHIVYLIIGDFTARIGDPSGRSKTRPLLSEDEVQENSKTYVEQAFRILQADQTVVKFNSEWLSKLSFADVINLSSRYTVARILERDDFNKRLKENQPISISEFLYPLAQAYDSIVIEADVELGGTDQLFNLLVGRKLQEEFGQSPQVVLTMPLIEGTDGYLKMSKSYDNYIAFNDSPQDIFGKVMSIPDHLIIKYMKYLTDIPKDKIKDMEKQIKSGELNPRDIKMVLAEEIVTLLYNKDESEKAKQNFVSIFQKREMPDDLPEIQIKSGETILDIVSKTKVYNSNSEIKRAIMQGAIRINDEKITDFKDIVDCEDGAILRVGKKSYFKIKKIK, encoded by the coding sequence TTGAGCTCTGAAGACCAACTTAAAATCGTACAAGAAAATTCTGTCGATTTTATTACACCAGAAGATTTTTTGAACAAAATAAGAAAAAAAGGCCAATTAAAAGTTAAATTAGGGGTAGATCCTTCAAGGCCAGATCTTCATTTAGGACATGCAGTTGTTTTAAGAAAGTTAAAACAATTTCAAGAGTTGGGTCATATAGTTTACTTAATAATAGGGGATTTCACGGCAAGAATAGGTGACCCTTCGGGAAGATCAAAAACTAGACCTCTACTTTCTGAAGATGAAGTCCAAGAAAATTCGAAGACATACGTTGAACAAGCTTTTAGAATACTCCAGGCTGATCAAACTGTGGTAAAATTTAACAGTGAATGGCTCTCTAAATTGTCTTTTGCTGATGTAATTAACTTATCGTCAAGATACACAGTTGCAAGGATTCTTGAAAGAGACGATTTCAATAAAAGGTTAAAGGAAAATCAGCCTATAAGTATATCTGAATTTTTATATCCTTTAGCCCAGGCGTATGATTCTATTGTTATTGAAGCTGATGTGGAACTTGGAGGCACAGACCAACTTTTCAATCTTTTAGTGGGAAGAAAGCTCCAAGAAGAGTTTGGCCAATCACCACAAGTAGTGCTTACTATGCCATTGATTGAGGGCACAGATGGATACTTAAAGATGAGTAAAAGTTATGACAACTATATAGCTTTTAACGATTCTCCACAAGATATTTTTGGTAAAGTTATGTCCATTCCTGATCATCTAATTATTAAGTATATGAAATATTTAACAGATATTCCAAAAGATAAAATAAAAGATATGGAGAAGCAAATCAAAAGTGGAGAATTGAACCCTAGAGATATTAAAATGGTTTTAGCAGAAGAAATTGTTACTTTGTTATATAATAAAGATGAGTCAGAAAAAGCCAAACAAAACTTTGTCTCAATCTTCCAAAAAAGAGAAATGCCTGACGATTTGCCAGAGATTCAAATTAAAAGTGGAGAAACGATTTTAGATATAGTTTCAAAGACCAAAGTTTACAATAGCAACAGTGAAATAAAAAGAGCTATAATGCAAGGGGCTATTAGAATCAACGACGAAAAAATAACGGATTTCAAAGATATCGTTGATTGTGAAGACGGAGCTATACTAAGAGTTGGAAAAAAGAGTTATTTTAAAATAAAAAAGATTAAATAG
- the secG gene encoding preprotein translocase subunit SecG, whose product MGFLGILLIIIHIILAVGVIYFALQRMQKNSEIGGAFGAGGSATNFGREKGLDKTSKIALTFGILFMINCFLVTWIIA is encoded by the coding sequence ATGGGGTTTCTAGGTATCTTGCTTATAATAATTCATATCATTTTAGCCGTGGGAGTAATCTACTTTGCACTGCAAAGAATGCAGAAAAATAGTGAAATAGGTGGTGCATTTGGTGCAGGAGGTTCAGCTACCAATTTTGGACGAGAGAAAGGGTTAGATAAAACCTCCAAAATTGCTTTAACTTTTGGTATACTTTTCATGATCAACTGTTTTTTGGTAACCTGGATAATAGCTTAA
- a CDS encoding LacI family DNA-binding transcriptional regulator, with translation MKEKKRNPNPTIKDVARLANVGIATVSRVLNNSEKVSEKTKERVIEIIEELGYSPNINARTLSSKNINSLSFVTPDMGNEFYGIMYSLLEKKISRNNYRLIVFPLIDQISLEKIKQNTDLIYQTDGVFFSSLSVSSIFHNRIPPKKIILIDSYDERFDSVYVDNYQIGKTAAEYLISNSPSNSTFYLVTFKELNNEFTSFVFKKRDEGFLQVMEKNNKKVKIIYSDLMWDGGYKAIGNIIKRRPKKYSSIFATCDMIGVGVKKYLEEKNMHPKRDYSLIAVDNLPISRLFQLTTIRQPIIEMVEIAYEMFISSMEGRDKVEHYQLEGKIVERET, from the coding sequence GTGAAAGAAAAAAAGAGAAATCCAAATCCTACTATTAAAGATGTTGCACGGCTCGCCAACGTCGGAATAGCAACAGTTTCAAGGGTGTTAAATAATTCCGAAAAAGTCAGTGAAAAGACCAAAGAAAGAGTCATAGAAATCATAGAAGAGTTGGGTTATTCTCCCAATATTAACGCTAGAACATTATCTTCAAAAAATATAAATTCTCTCTCTTTTGTGACACCAGACATGGGAAATGAATTTTATGGGATCATGTATTCTCTACTTGAAAAGAAAATTTCTCGTAATAATTATAGGTTGATTGTTTTTCCTCTTATAGATCAGATATCTCTGGAAAAGATCAAGCAAAATACCGATTTAATTTATCAAACCGACGGCGTGTTCTTTTCTTCTCTTTCCGTTTCAAGTATTTTTCATAACAGAATCCCCCCTAAGAAAATAATATTGATCGATTCATATGATGAAAGATTCGATTCTGTTTATGTCGATAATTATCAAATTGGTAAAACTGCGGCTGAATATCTCATAAGTAATTCCCCTTCAAATAGCACTTTCTATTTGGTAACTTTTAAAGAACTGAATAATGAATTTACCTCTTTCGTCTTCAAAAAAAGAGATGAAGGTTTTTTACAAGTTATGGAAAAGAACAATAAAAAGGTTAAGATTATATACAGTGATTTAATGTGGGACGGAGGGTATAAAGCGATTGGAAACATTATAAAAAGACGCCCTAAAAAATATTCTTCCATATTTGCAACATGTGACATGATTGGAGTAGGTGTCAAAAAATATTTGGAAGAAAAGAATATGCATCCAAAAAGGGATTACTCATTGATAGCTGTTGATAATCTACCTATTAGTAGACTATTTCAATTAACAACGATTAGACAACCAATTATAGAAATGGTCGAAATTGCATATGAGATGTTCATCTCTTCTATGGAAGGAAGAGACAAAGTTGAACATTACCAATTAGAAGGAAAAATAGTAGAAAGAGAAACATAG